One window of Campylobacter sp. RM12651 genomic DNA carries:
- a CDS encoding McrC family protein has translation MANKIAHEHEIISSLDNDEFLNELMSFAENNPEFLRIVGKNKLKARNYVGLIKTKSGVLEIYPKVSKPSNEIMPRIDLSKAYELKDEMFKDCKERELNPKQLLLELLRTLQKSPFKKSLKATLKDEKMPLFEVFVEMFLEELFVLLNKGLMSDYIKIAENRTTLKGKLLFNENLKHNLIHKERFFTENDEYIIDNAINQTIKTTLFHLKKLSQNKKILKYLKTFDDISLIDIKKCEFSVKNKHYSYYENILLWCKLFLNGFSFTSFAGDNNAYALLFDMNRLFEDYVAFMLKKHNPNIKISTQLLKKHLIKDGQNERCLMRPDILIELKDKTIIADTKYKIINKLSDISQADLYQLFAYAIAFKVSEVWLIYPLFDGSLGYKTLEYNLDCFNTKIKLQILFAPLG, from the coding sequence ATGGCAAATAAAATAGCCCACGAACACGAAATAATAAGCTCACTTGATAACGATGAGTTTTTAAATGAGCTTATGAGCTTTGCTGAAAATAACCCAGAGTTTTTAAGAATAGTCGGTAAAAATAAGCTAAAAGCAAGAAATTATGTAGGGCTTATAAAGACAAAAAGTGGGGTTTTAGAAATTTATCCTAAGGTTTCAAAACCAAGTAATGAGATAATGCCAAGAATAGATTTAAGCAAGGCTTATGAGCTAAAAGATGAGATGTTTAAGGATTGTAAAGAAAGAGAGTTAAATCCCAAGCAGCTACTTTTAGAACTTTTAAGAACTTTACAAAAAAGTCCGTTTAAAAAATCGCTTAAAGCAACGCTAAAAGATGAAAAAATGCCACTTTTTGAAGTTTTTGTTGAAATGTTTTTAGAAGAACTTTTCGTGCTTTTAAATAAAGGGCTTATGAGTGATTATATAAAAATAGCTGAAAATAGAACAACTTTAAAAGGCAAATTGCTTTTTAATGAGAATTTAAAACATAACTTAATTCATAAAGAGCGATTTTTTACCGAAAATGATGAATATATCATAGACAATGCGATAAATCAAACTATAAAAACTACATTATTTCATTTAAAAAAACTAAGTCAAAATAAAAAGATTTTAAAATATTTAAAGACTTTTGATGATATTAGTTTAATTGATATTAAAAAATGTGAATTTAGTGTAAAAAATAAGCATTATAGTTATTATGAAAACATACTTTTATGGTGTAAGTTATTTTTAAATGGTTTTAGTTTTACATCATTTGCGGGGGATAATAACGCTTATGCTTTGCTTTTTGATATGAATAGACTTTTTGAAGATTATGTAGCTTTTATGCTTAAAAAACACAACCCAAATATAAAAATAAGCACTCAATTATTAAAAAAACACTTAATAAAAGATGGTCAAAATGAGCGTTGTTTAATGCGACCTGATATTTTAATTGAGCTTAAAGATAAAACAATCATCGCTGATACAAAGTATAAAATCATAAATAAGTTAAGTGATATTAGCCAAGCTGATTTATATCAATTATTTGCCTATGCAATAGCTTTTAAAGTTAGTGAAGTTTGGCTTATATATCCACTTTTTGATGGTAGTTTAGGGTATAAAACACTAGAATATAACTTAGATTGCTTTAATACTAAGATAAAATTACAAATTCTTTTTGCTCCTTTAGGTTGA